The genomic segment TCATGCTGCTGTCGCTCATCAACCACCATCTGGGGCACGTCACGCACCTGAAAACGCTGCCGCTCCTGCACCCGGAAAACCTGTGGCGCGACTGGCTGGCGTTCGCCTGCGAACTCGCCACCTGGACCGCCCAGCGCGCGCCGGACGCTACGCTTCCGGTGTATGACCACGACAATCTGGCGGGCTGCTTTGGCAAACTGACGCTGATGCTGCGCCAGGGACTGTCGCTGGTGATGGAAGAGAGCGCGATTCAACTGCCGCTCACCGAGCGCTCGCATGGGCTCAACGTCGCCACCGTGCCGGAAAGCAACATGGTGCGCGAGTTCGGTTTCGTGCTGGCGGTGAAAGCCAACGTACCGGGCGAGGCCCTGCAAACGCACTTCCCGGCGCAGATGAAAGTCGCGCCGGTCACCAAAATTCGCGATCTGGTGCAGCTGCAATTGCCGGGTATGGTGCTGCGCGCCATGCCGGTCGCGCCGCCGCAGATCCCGTGGCATGCCGGCTATAGCTATTTCGAACTGGAAAAGGGCGGCGAACTCTGGAAAGAGATGGAAAAATCTGGCGCGTTTGCGCTGCATCTCGCCGGTGAATTCCCGGGCCTTGATATGGAGTTTTGGGCCATTCGCAGTACGAATGAATAACACGACGAGCGCTCACTATGGAACCACAAGCCACCGGCAGCGATGCCATTCTTTCCGGCGCCAGCAGTAATAATCCGCTGGTCGCGGCGGCCAACCCGCTGCTTAACGCGATCCCGCAGATTCGTCATTCTGTTTCGCATGAAGATCAGGCAGGCCTGCGCCAGCGTCTGATAGACGAGATCCGCCGCTTTGAGGTGCGCTGCCAGCAGGCGGCGCTGCCTTACGAGGTGATCGTCGGCGCGCGCTACTGCCTCTGTACGGCGCTCGATGAAGCCGCGGCGCTTACCCCATGGGGCAGCCGTGGCGTCTGGTCGGGCAGCGGTCTGCTGGTGACGTTTCACAACGAAACCTGGGGCGGGGAGAAATTCTTCCAGCTGCTGGCGCGGCTGTCGCAAAACCCGCGTGAGCACATCTTCTTGCTGGAGATGATCAACTACTGCCTGTTGCTTGGTTTCGAAGGGCGCTATCGCGTCATGGATAATGGCCGCACGCAGCTCGAAACCATCAAACAGCGCCTGTGGCAGATGATCCGCAGCGTGCGCGGCAGTTACCCGCCGCCGCTCTCGCCGCATCCGGAAGATCAGCCGGTGTTGCGTAAACTCTGGCGTCCGGTGGTGCCGCTGTGGGCCTGTGTGGCGCTGGCCGGTTTCCTGGCTTGCCTGTTCTTTATCATTCTCAACTGGCGGCTTGGCGATAACACAAGCCCGGTGCTGGCGAAGATTTACCAGACGCCGCTGCCGGAAGTCACCGTTCAGCAGCCTGCGCGCGAAGTGGCGCCGGTACTTAACCTGCGCGGTTTCCTGCGTCCGGAAATCGAAGCGGGCCTGGTGGCGGTGCGCGACGAAGCCGATCGCAGCGTCGTTATCCTCAAAGGCGACGGCCTGTTCGCGTCTGCCTCGACCGTGGTGCGCGACCGTTACGAAACGGTCATCGACCGCGTGGCGCAGGCGATGAACAACGTCAGCGGCAAAATCCTCGTGGTGGGCTACAGCGATAACGTGCCTATCCGCAGCGCGCGTTTCGCCTCGAACTACGAGCTGTCGCTTGAGCGCGCCGAATCGGTACAGAAAATGCTCCAGGCGCACCTCGCCGACCCAAGCCGCGTCAGAGCGCAGGGCCGTGGCGAGATGGACCCTATCGCTCCGAACAATACGCCGGAAAACCGCGCCCGTAACCGCCGAGTCGAAATCACTCTGCTGGTATCGCCAGATAATACGCTGGCCGAGCTGAACGGAAGGCCGCAAGGAAACTAAGGATGCTGAATATTCTCCTTTCAATAGTGACCAACCGCATCTTGTGGGGGTTCATGGGCGTTACCGCGCTGTCGGCGGTCGTCTGGATGATCGGGCCGCTGCTGTCTATCGTCGACAGCCGCCCGCTGGAGTCGGAAACTAACCGTATTATCAGCATTGCGCTTATTTACCTGATTTGGGTACATAGCCACATTGTGCCGCGCCTCTACAACGCCTGGCTGAACCGCAAGCTGATGGACAAACTCAACGACGGCAAACCGGCGGAAGAGGGCGGGGACTTCAAACGGCTGGGCAATGAGGATCAGGTCCTGTCGGACCGCTTCGATGAAGCCGCGCAGATCCTCAAAAAAGCGCACTTCAACGCGCCGGGCCAGCGCGGCCAGTGGACGCAGCGCTTCAGCACGCAGTATCTCTATCAGCTCCCCTGGTATGTGATTATCGGCGCGCCTGGCTCCGGGAAAACCACGGCGCTGGTGAACTCCGGCCTGCAATTCCCGCTTGCTGACCGCTTTGGTAAAACGGCGCTGCGCGGTATTGGCGGCACCCGTAACTGCGACTGGTGGTTTACGAATGAAGCCGTGTTGCTGGATACCGCGGGTCGTTACACCACCCAGGAGAGCGAGCAGGCGCAGGACGCGGGCGAATGGCTGCGTTTTGTGGACCTGCTGCGTAAATACCGCCGCCGTCAGCCCATTAACGGCGTCATCATTACCGTCAGCGTCTCCGATCTGCTGACCCAGTCAGCAGAGGCGAATCAGCAACAGGCCGTCAACCTGCGCCAGCGTCTGTCAGAGCTGCACGAGCAACTCGGCATCCGCTTCCCGGTCTATGTGCTGGTCACCAAAGCGGATTTGCTAAAAGGTTTTCGTTCTTACTTCGGGCGTTTTGATAAAGCGCAGCGCGACCAGATCTGGGGCTTTACCTTCCCCTGGGATCGTTCAAAGCAGGCCGATTTCGACATGATGGCGGCGTTCACGCAGGAATTCGCCCTGCTGCAACAACGTCTGGATGCCGGCTTGCCGGATACGCTGCTTGCGGAGAGCGACCCGAAAGCGCGTGCCGAGTGTTATCTGTTCCCTCAGGAGTTCGCGGCGCTGCGTCCGCTGCTGGCGGATTACCTCAGCACCGTGTTTGCGCGCTCCAACTTTGAAACGGA from the Cronobacter condimenti 1330 genome contains:
- a CDS encoding DotU family type VI secretion system protein; amino-acid sequence: MEPQATGSDAILSGASSNNPLVAAANPLLNAIPQIRHSVSHEDQAGLRQRLIDEIRRFEVRCQQAALPYEVIVGARYCLCTALDEAAALTPWGSRGVWSGSGLLVTFHNETWGGEKFFQLLARLSQNPREHIFLLEMINYCLLLGFEGRYRVMDNGRTQLETIKQRLWQMIRSVRGSYPPPLSPHPEDQPVLRKLWRPVVPLWACVALAGFLACLFFIILNWRLGDNTSPVLAKIYQTPLPEVTVQQPAREVAPVLNLRGFLRPEIEAGLVAVRDEADRSVVILKGDGLFASASTVVRDRYETVIDRVAQAMNNVSGKILVVGYSDNVPIRSARFASNYELSLERAESVQKMLQAHLADPSRVRAQGRGEMDPIAPNNTPENRARNRRVEITLLVSPDNTLAELNGRPQGN